Genomic DNA from Paenibacillus donghaensis:
TCTGACCGGAAGCCACAATTGGAATGACCGAGCCCGATTCGAACCCCTCGGTGAAAAAATACGCCGCCTGTGTGGGAATGACCAGATACAGAAACAGCGACAGCTTGGTAATCGAGTTCACCGCTTCCCACGGATTGGCCATTTCGAAGCCGAAGCGGATGCCCAGCCAGATCGGCAGCGCCGTGCCTGCGAGCAGCAGCAGCAAGGAAATGCCGTGGATAATGGGGTCTTTGCGCAAATAATAAGCTTCCGCTCTCATGAACTGCTGCATCACTTCCCGCCCCCAATCAGCTTCATATAGTAGTGCTCCAGATTCGGCGCCGACAGATGAACCCCCTCCAGCCGGACCCTGTGCTCCAGCAGAACAGACATCAGCTGCTCCATATCGATGCTGTCGCTGGGAAGGGTAATCTCTCCGCTCTCCGTCACCGCAATATCTGCCAGCGACAGCTGCTCTCGCAGAATCTGCAGCACGGTGTCCTTGCTTCCGGTCTGGATGCATATCTTGCTCTTGGCGGAAGCCATTAACTCGCTGGCTGAGATCTCCTGAATGAACCGTCCGCGGTGAATGAAGCCGAACCGGGAGGCCAGCAGCTGCAGCTCACTGAGAATATGACTGGAGATCAGGATGGCTACCCCTTGCTCCTGCGCAAGCTGCTCCAGAATCTGCCGCACCTCCATAATGCCTGTGGGATCAAGACCGTTGATCGGCTCATCCAGCACCAGAAATTCCGGACGGTTCAGCAGGGCAATCGCCAGCCCCAGCCGCTGGCGCATCCCCAGCGAATAGCCGGAGACTCGCTTGCGCCCGGTGTCGCTCAAAGAGACTGCCTGCAGTACCTCGCCAATTCTGCTCCGCTGCTTAATGCCGTACATTCGGCAATAGAAGCCCAGGTTCTCCTCCGCATCCAGATGCGAATACAGGGAGGGCATTTCTATCAAGAACCCGACGCGCCTGCGGGCCTGATTCACTTGCCTCGCGCCGGATTGGCCAAAAAGTGAAAATTGTCCTGACGAAGGATGCACCAGCCCGCCGATGATTCGCATCAGCGTGGTTTTGCCGGCTCCGTTCTCGCCGATGAACCCGTAAATCTCGCCTTGCCTGATGGTCATATGAATGTCCTGAAGCGCATGTGCGCTGCCGTACTTTTTACATAATCCGTTGGCTTCAAAGATGGTTGTACTCAACGTAGGCTTCCTCCTTAGATATCTTCTGCTGACCCATTAGTAATATCATAGCTGCGGCCAGTGCGCAGACCGATTGTCAGAATCAGGAGGGATGATGTAATATTTAAGACAAAATTCCCCATCCGTGACACGGCTGACCGAAAGGAGAATGAACTTGATTCACATCGCAGTGTGCGAGGATGATCTGTCTGCCGCCGAGCAGGCGGAGCAATGGATTCTGGAGCTGCAGACACAAGTGAGTGAACCGCTTGCGGTATCGATCTATTATTCGGGTGAAAGCTTCGTCCGTGCGGTCCGGGACGGCTGCCCTTTTGATATTATTGTGATGGATATTGAGCTGGGCGGGATGAACGGTATTACGGCGGGAGAGCTGCTGCGGAAGGATGACGGCAATGATCACGTGCAGCTGATCTATATGTCCAGCCATGAAGAGTACCATCTGCAGCTGTTCGACGTGATGCCCTCAGGCTTCATCCGCAAGCCGGTCCAGCCGGAGCTGTTCCGCGACAAGCTGATTCAGGCTGCCCGCAAAGCGATCCGCCGAAGAGAGCAAGGTCAAACAAGCTTCCTCCCCATCCAGTTGAAAGGGAAAGAAGCCTTGGTGCCTTACCGTGATATTCTGTATCTGGAGAGCAAGCTCCGCAAGGTGCTGCTGCATGCTAAGACAGGGTGCCTTGAATATTACAGCACCCTGAAACAGGAAGAGCAGAAGCTGCGGGGGGTTGAATTCGTACGCATTCATCAATCGTATATCGTTAACTTTGCTCAGGTCAGGGAAATCCGCGCCAATACTCTCTTGCTACTTACCGGCCAGGAGCTACCGATCAGCGGTAAATACCAAACCCCTGTCCGTACAGGTTATCTGAAATTTAGGAGCGATCTGGTTGAATAATAATCCCTTGCTCGAAGAGATCTTCTATGCGCTTTCTCTGCCTCTGCTGCTGCTGGCCATTCATTACTTCTACAGCCGCTGCTTTGTCTGCCGTATAGAGCGGAAGCCGCTGCTTGTATTCTGCTACACGATGTATGGGGTCTGCCACCTCCTGCTTCACCACAGCAGCTTGCCAGCCGGAGTTACGCTTGGCCTGAATATTGGCTCCATTGCGCTGCTGGCGGCCCTTTATCGGGGGAGCCTGTTCTGGAGAGTCTGCGGGGGTCTGTTTCTGTTTGCCCTTATGATGTTATGCGAGATGATGATCCCGGTCTATACCACTATTGGATATATCCTGGTGCTGTTTGTATCCAAGCTGATGCTCTTGTTCCTTGTCTATATCTGGGTTCGAATAGCCAAAGCCTACGGAGAAGGCCATCTCTCCGGCTGGTATTCGGTCCCGATGATCTGTTGTCCGCTGCTTATTCTTGTAGGCGTACCTCTATTAGCCCATCATTCCATGTTCCTTGACAATCCTTCCCTGTTCACCTTCACTTCAATCGGACTGCTGCTGATCAATTTCCTCTTATTCGCGCTCTGCGACCGGGCCTTGTCGGCTCAAGCGGCCCAGCATAGGAACCGGCTGCTGGAGCAGCAGAATGCCTATTACGTCAACCAGTATCTGATGACCCGTGACCGGCAGCAGGAGACGAATCAGTTCCAGCATGATTTCAAACATATCCTGCTTGGCCTGCGGGCCAAGTGGTTATCTGGCGCGGAACAGGAGACACTGCAGGAGCTGGATGCGCTGCTGGGCCGCTTCGAGCAGCATTCGGGCATCTGCAGCAGCGGCAACCTGATGATCGACTCCATTCTGAATTACAAGCAGCAGGCTGCGAAGGCCGCCGGGATTACCTTCTCCCACGACCTGAAGGTCCCTCCCGGAATGGAGCTGGACACGGTAGCAATCAGCGTGATTCTCGGCAACACGCTGGATAATGCAGTGGAGGCCTGCACCGCCAATCCTGCCGGGGAACGCTACATCAACATTCAGATGCAGTACCTCAATGAGAGCCTGTTTATCCGTGTCCAGAATCCGTACAGCCAACCTATCACCAGACTTGCTAACGGGGACATAGCCACAACCAAAGCAGACAAGCAGGCCCATGGCCTCGGCCTCAGCAACATGCGCAAAATCATCGCCGATGCTAACGGATTGCTGGATATCTCGGTAGAGCAGCAGCTGTTTACGGTTGAAGTGGTGCTTTTTAATATCGCTAGGGCTGCCAGTTAAAATTAAGGTTCCTACTTAGGTCCCCGTGAGGATTTAGTATATTACTCCGGAACTCCTGTCAGGTAGCGCGAAACTGCAACTATTTCTGAGTAAATCGATTCTTTCTTAGGATGTAGACTGCTACTCTGGAACCTTCAGAGAAAATAGATGCGAAACTGCAACTAATTTCAGCCGAAGCACCCATGATCAGGCAAATAAGTGCGAATCTGCAACTATTTCGGGGAAAATTCATGCTGTAACGCTCAAACCTCGAAATTAGATGTGTTATCGCACTTATTTGCTCCAAAACGGAAAAAATCGGTGAATTAGATGCGTTATCGCACTTAAATCGGTGGTGGACTATTGTGGCGATCAAGACACCAGGTCTTGGATGCCCCTATCTTATGGAGGCCTAAGCAGGAACAAATTAAGAGGCAATCAAGCTTGCTGCAGCAGCTCCCGGGCCAGATTCTGGCGGGCGATATGTCTGCCGTACAGAATAAACACCACAACAGCCAGCCCGATGATGCCGGCGGACAACATCAGCAGCGAAGGATAATCGACATATAACTTCGTATTACCGTCCAGCAGCCACATAGAATACGTCATCAATAAACCCAGCAGTGCGCCGAAGCCAAGCCCCATACTGAGATAGAGCAGAATCTGGGTCAATATGATCTGCACCACCCCTTTTCCGTTCACTGACAAGGTTCGGAGGATGGCGTATTCCTTACGTTTAGCGTAGATGTTGCTGATTAACGTACTGAACACTCCAATGATCACCCCGATAATTACGGTCACAATCACGAGGATAAAAAAGGACCAGTTCTGGTAGAACATCTGCCGGCTCTGCTGCAGCGTATCTTCGTAAGAGGAGGTCTGGAAGCTGCTGAACTCCTGCTGCAGAGCTGTCCTAACCTGATCGATCTGCCCGTTAGATTCAGGTGTAACCAGAAATCTATAGGTAGTGTTATTAAAGAAGCGGGCATCCTGCCAATCAATTAATACATCCGCTGGCGTAAAGGAGAATTCAGGAGCGATGTAGGCTACCTGGGCTTGACCAACGGGCAGCCTGTGCTGATCCGGAACAGAATATCGTCCGAGCTCAATAACCGAGCCTTCGATTAATTGATATTGGTCTGCAAACGACTGGGAGATTATGATCTGCGATATCTCCTTGTCCAGCTCCAGCTCTGGCAGCAGCCCCTGCTTCATCAGAGCAGACATGTCCGCGCGTGCAGTGTTCGTCCAATGATATCGTCCATCGACATACAGGTCTGCCAGGCTTCCACTTATGCTGACGAAGCTGGCTTCAGCGACGCCAGCCTGCTCCAGAATCAGCGGCTTCAACTGCTCCGGGCTGGGTGCTTGCTCCCGGTTGCCACTGTATTCCATAACAATGGGTGCAGGAAATGATTCTGCCAAAAAGCTCTCTTCATTAACTTGGAACGTATGAAGAATAGATGACCCAAACACCATAATCAGCATCATGGAGGATACAGTGAGGATCGCGAAGCTGTTGCGCCGGATCTGCGGAATCATATTCTTCACCGCGACCAGGGAGGTCCGGCCTCCCAGCCGTTCCACCGCAGGAAGGATACGTCTAAACATCCCTGCTATGTATAGCGGGAAGAGCAGCGCAAGACCTAGCACTACAGCTAACACTGACAGCAGCAGCGCCAGCGCACCTGCTCCTTCACTGGGGGCCATTACCTTGGCATACACGAAGAAGAGCAGTGCCAGTGCCAGCACCACTTTGCCTCCTTTACCACGGGGTCCGACAGACCGGAAATCGCCGTCCTCATTAAGCTGGATAACTTGCAGCGGCAGAATTCTGGAGTTCCGCAAGACAGGAACCAGAATAAACAGCTCGATCAGCAGCATAGCGCCGCCCATGATCAGCAGTGCGGAGAGGTGATCGAATGCAGCGGACGGCAGCGGCACATCATAGATTCGGTTCATCAGGCGGTGCACACCTGCACCCGCCACCATGGACAGAAGATATCCGATCAAGGCGCCGACCACGTTCATGAGGGTCGTCTGAATCAGAAGGATCATGAACAGATCACCGGTCTTTGCACCCATCGCCCGCATAACGGCAAACTGCTGCTTGTAGGCATACATAAACAACTGGAAGTTCGAGGCGATCAAGAGAGCAGTGCAAAGCAGCAGGATAACGGCCAGAACTCCGACGAACCGGGTCTGGATGATCAGCTGGTTCTGTTCCAAAGCTGAAGCGGTATCAAGGCCAAACAAATACATGAACATGGTGATAATGACAAACACCGACAGGGCAATACTGAAAACCGAAGCCGCCGCAATGGACGGGTTGCGCCAGAAGAACCGCAAGGCCAGCCCCCGGATCGAGCGGATCATCGCGTCCCCCGCAGGATCTGCTCGAACTTCTTCAGAATCACTGGCAGATCCTGTTCTCTGTCTGTCGTCGTATATTCATCCACAATATAGCCGTCATGAAAGAACAATATCCGGTCCGCATAGGCCGCGATATTGACATCATGGGTGACCAGGAGAATGCTCTGGTTCAGCCTGTTCTTCATGTCCACCATCACGTTCAGAATCTCATTTGAGGTATTGTGGTCGAGGTTCCCGGTGGGCTCATCCGCCAGAATGATCGGAGGAGACATAATCAGCGCACGCCCGATGGCCACCCGCTGCTGCTGTCCTCCCGACAGCTGAACTGGCCGGTGCTTGCGCCAGGAGGTCAGCCCCACCAGCTCCAGCATCCGGCTGGTTCGCTGCTCCACTTCAGGATGGGGTAATCCGGACAGAATCAGCGGCAGCGCGATATTCTCCTCCACTGTCAGATCCTTCAGCAACTGAAACGACTGAAAGATGAAGCCGATATTTTTGCTTCTATATTCCGTTGCCATCGGTTCGGTGAACATCTCGTCTTGCCGCACTCCATGCAGCGAGATCGTCCCGCTGTCCGGCGCATCAAGCGCGCCCAGGATACTCAGCAGGGTGCTTTTGCCTGAACCGCTTGTGCCCATAACAGCCAGCATTTCGCCTTCCGCCAGCTCGAAGCTGATCCCCCTGAGCGCCTTCACCCCTGTCCCCGTCCCTGCCCCACTGTACGTTTTGGTTAAATTGCTTACCTCCACGATCATCTTACGTTTGCTCCCGTTCATCTCTGTTTCTAGCATTTCTAGCATTTGACCATCCCCTTTGCAGAACAAAATGAAGAGATTGAGTGCATCTCCAGATTATTCTATACTTAGATCAGATGTCAAATTGTGGAATAGTCAACCAGCCCTCCCCCGCAATCATCCCACCGCCAAGCTACTGAATGACCCTGCAGATGCAGGCCGCCAAACCATTGATCCATGCCTTGAACCGCTATGCGGTCCGCCAATCCGGCCAGAACCTGCTCGCCCTGCGAGGTCAGTTGAACGCGGCGATTCAGTACATCCGGCACCTGCCTCCACGCTAAACTGCTTGTTTCCCCTTCCATGCGCACCAGAGGATGATCCCCCTCCCCCAGCACCTGCAGATAACGGAAGAACTCCAGATCACCCATCCCCAGCAGATGCAGAAGATCGGTGACGCGCCGGAATAACTCCACTAGGGCGCAGCTTCCTTTTTGCAAAATCTTCAGCGTTGTCTGCTCACATCTACCCAAGCCATTACGCACCGAAGGAAGACGGGTGAGATGGGCTTGGAACGCATCATGCATAAAAAGCAGGCCGGCTGCTGTCAGCTCCTCTCTTCGTTGCTCCAGCAGTCCAGCCATGAGGCTCGGGTCCGGCGAGGCATACGCCTGCCAGAACTCACTGCCCAGCTCCATTTCCCGCCGCCCGATGCTGCGCCACGTTCCGTTCAGGGTCTTCAGCTGTGCTTTGGTGAGCTGGCCAAGCCCATGAAACAACTCAATCCCCGGAAACTCCCCAATGCAGAGCAGGCTGAACCGGGTATTGCCGTGCTTTTGCCCCTTGAACCAGTGCAGCAGATAAGCCAGCATGCTCTGGTCAAACAGGTCATGTTCAAACCACAGCACCACCTCATCGTATTTCTGGAACCCGCTAATGCTGCTCTCCTGCTGCTCACAAGCCGCCTTATACTCAGCCGCAGGAATGCCCAGACTATGCTCCAGCACCTCAGCCCGCAAGGCCCGTTCCTGTTCTCCTGCCGGATTCACGAATATCGGCCCTGCCGGGTACACCTCTCTCCAGACCAGCACCTCTCCCTGAACAATCCCTTGCTTCAGCATGTCACCCACATGGTCTCCATTGACAATATGCAGCATTTTTCTGCCTCCTTCATAGAATAGGTTGAACATGGAAGCAAGATCGGCTACAGGCAGCGCTCCCCTCAGCTTGCGGCGGGCATCAAACAGACGTTTCTTCAGCGTCGCCACCGGAAGGTCCAGATAAGCAGAAATTTCTTGTAGCGAATACCCGTAGTAATAAAAAAGCTCTACCGGCACCCGCAGCTTCGCAGACAAATGCCCCACCGATTCACGCAAGGCCCGCTCGCCTTCTCTCCGTTCAGCCAGTTCTGCAACGCCCGGGGCGTCTGTTGGCCTTTGCACCGATTCATCCAAGGGTTGCAGCTTGTGTGTGCTGCGCCGCAGCTGCCTGTGGCATTGCCGGACCACAATGGTCTTGAACCATCCCGGAAAAGCCGCAGGCTCCCGCAGGTTTTTCAGATTGAGATAAGCCTCAATGGACGCCTCCTGGACCACATCCTCCGCCAGCTGAACATCTTTCAGCATGTCATAAGATACTGCGTAAGCCATCCCGCGCATATGCTGCATCAACTGCCCAAACGCCTCATCATCTCCCTGTTGTGCCTGTTCAATCCACTGCTGCATAGCTGCCGGACCTCTTTTCTTCATGTTCTTATGTATAGGTGCCGTTTGGGGATGAGAAGGTTACAGATTTCAGCTGGATGCAACGGAATACTTGGAATTCGCACTTGCTTATGCCAAGGCGCATCAGCATCTGGTGGAGAAGGAATATGCTGCTGTACTTGAAACCGCCGTTCAACTCAAAAACTGGACGGAGAGAACGCCACTGCCGGCCACAGGAGCCAGTTATACTCACAAGGAAGCAGCCCGCCTGTTAGGAGTCACGCCTGAGGTCCTGCGCAATTGGGAACGCAACGGGCTGATCGGCATCCCCAGAGGACATAACCAATCCCGCATCTATGGGGATGAGGAGATCACAAGGCTCCGCATTATTTAAATGTTAAGGCAGAATCATTACAGTATAGCGGCGATCCAGCGCAGTCTAGCCCTATACGACAGCGGAAACCACAGCGGCGCCATCCTTCGGCTCAACCAACCGGCAATCGATAACGAAATCGAATACGTAAGTGCAGGCGACCATTGGCTGGACACCCTCAGCACCTTGTCCATAAGCTCGGAGAAAATCAAACAAATCGTCATGAACAAACATATCCCCACTCTGCAGCTTACACCAAACTTATCTCCTGCATTCCCTAGAAATTATAATGAGGGTGATGTAAAAACCTTGTAACACCGTGGTTTTTCCTGTTAGGAATGATAGACTTGATATTTCCAACAAATTTAAGGTTACTACTTAGGTCCAGCGTGAATTCAGAATGTTACCTGGAATGTTCGGAGCAAATAGATGCAAAACTGCAACTAAATTTAGCCGGATCACCTTCAACGGATGAATAAGTGCGATTGTGCAACTAATTTTGAGTAAATCCAGCTTATTTCGCTCAGAAGGCCAAATTAGATGCCTTTTTGCATCTATTTCACGAAAAACGGAAAAATCATGCTAATTAAGTGCGTTTTCGCAACTAAATCAATGATCGAACTTTTGAAACCACCCCAGAGCTAAGTCTATCCTGCTCTCAGCATACCGCGGCCTAAGTAGTAACAATTTAAGTAACTAAAAGCATCGAAAATACCGTGCCTGCATTAGTAGGGCTTACCTCGTTATAATTTGGGCGGGAATTCAGGTTATCTCTTAGAATTAATTTATATAATAATTGCAGTTCAACAATGAAAAGACCCTGAGGTTTCTCCACCCTCATGGTCTTTACGCCTTTAAATTTGTCCTACTAATATAGTTGTTTTAATTCTTGTTCTGGGGCTGAATCCGTTCCAATATTTAAAGTTTCTGTTTGAGCAGCTTCCAAAGCTCCCTGATCTGAAGGTTACAGAAGCACTGGACCTGTTGTTGCCTTTGTCGCCCGCATTGCCGCCGATCTGTCGGGTATTAACGTCCTGACCTCATTTTATTTTCAGCCCTCATCTTGATGTCAAGGTGGGGGCTATTTGACGCTTACAAAAAGCCCAATCGGTTTTTCCACCGTTCGGCCTCTTTGCTGCACCTCCAACAAGGGAAAATCTTGCAGCAGCTACGGCTCGATTCCCCATACGAGCTTACCTTTCTGATACAGCGTAACTTTGTTCCAGTCGTTGAACGACGTCTTCTTCCCGTCGAACGAGTAGTCGTCCGTCTTGTTAAAATCCGACCAGTCGCTTTTGGCGATACGCACCTGGATGTCGCCGGATTGGCCACCCGCCGAAATCGATCCGGCCGACACAGCGAACCGGATTTCCAGATACCCATCTGTGCCTGTTCGCGCCGGTTCGATCGATGCGAACGTTCCGCCTACTGCGTTTGTGCCGACCTGGGCCCAATCACACCAGAATTCGAGCTCCTCGATACCGTCTTTCGTGAAGTAGTAGCGGAGCTTCACGTCACTCAGCGGAACGTCCGTCTTTCCGGTATTGGTGATGTTGAACGTCGCATAAATCATATTGTCCTCTGCCGCGCCGCTGTTGCTCGTTTTGTATTGGACGACGAGTCCCTCGACCAAGTCCGTTCCGCCGCTCGCAGGCGCCGTCGAGCCTGCTGCCTGCTTCGGAGCGGCCGACTTGCCTCCGCCGTTCACGGGCTTCATGACCCTGGCAAGCATTTTTTGCTTCGGCTTGTTCCATGTCTGCCAATCGTCTAACAGCAACCCACCGGTATCTCCGCTGTTCGGATTCAGGCTCCAGTATGTCCAATACAGATCATTCCGGCCGATGTAGTCGACAAGCGCGTTTTGCCACTTGCCCTCCTTCGAAGCCGAATCGACGCTGCGGCCGCCGAACTCCCCAAGCAGTATCGGCGCGATTTTTTCCTTGTGGATGTAGCCCCAATTAGCATCCCATACACCGGACAGATTGGCGGGAAATTTCCGATCGGCGAACCACGGCTGCGACGAAACACCCGGGCCGTAATCGTGCGGTGAGTAAACGAGCCGGTTTGGCACTTTCAGCCGGACCGGATATTTGCGGACACCCTTCAGATTGCCGCCCCACCAATAGGAGCCGCTCTGTCCATTTACATTCGCGTCCACTCCTTCCACAACAATCAGCCAGTTCGGATTGACAGCGAGAATCGCATTGCCCGCCCGTTCCGCAGCCAACCGCCAGTCACTGGCTGAATCACCGCAGCCCCAGCATACGGAACCGTGCGGCTCGTTATGCAAATCGGCGCCGATCACCGTGTCGTTAGCCAGGTAGCGCTTTGCCAGCATCGTCCAATCTTTAATCCATGTCTTTTCTGGAACCAATTGCGTATACCATCGCTCCGCTTGCCCCGAGGCGGTTGGGCGGTGACGGTCAAGAATGATTTTCATACCGCGCTTTCCCGCCTTCTGAACGAGCTTGTCCAGCAGTTGGAGCGGCGTCAGCCCCTTCAGGTCGGGATTTTTCACATAGTCGATCCCGCTTGGCTTTTTACCAGGCAGCAGCATTTCGTTTGTATACGGAATACGCAGCAAGTTGTACCCTTCTTTTGCAAGCTGGTCCAACATGCTGTCCATCGACCGCATCCACAAGCCGTGGGGAGAAAAATTGTCCGTCTCAAATCCGAACCAGTTCACCCCGTTGAAACTAGCCGGTTTGCCCTGCGCATCGACGATGCGGTTGCCTGACGTGTGGTAGTAGCCCAAAGACGATGTGGGCTTGACTGCAGCAGTCGCCCCGGTGCCCAAGACGAGTACGGCCGCCAACAGCAGGCAGGTTCCTATCCGTTTCATCCGATACTCCCTTTCTATTATCCGGGATTAAACTTAGGCGGGTAGTGTATAGCCTCGCAGGTACATCGCGCCTGTAATGGCCTGCTCTTTTAATATATCGGATAATCAGCGCAGTTGCTGTAAATACATCTTATTATGTAGTCAATCTCGTTCCACCTTAATTCATTCTTTTAATCAAATTCCCATTGGTATCATATTTATAACGTGTAACTGTG
This window encodes:
- a CDS encoding ABC transporter ATP-binding protein codes for the protein MSTTIFEANGLCKKYGSAHALQDIHMTIRQGEIYGFIGENGAGKTTLMRIIGGLVHPSSGQFSLFGQSGARQVNQARRRVGFLIEMPSLYSHLDAEENLGFYCRMYGIKQRSRIGEVLQAVSLSDTGRKRVSGYSLGMRQRLGLAIALLNRPEFLVLDEPINGLDPTGIMEVRQILEQLAQEQGVAILISSHILSELQLLASRFGFIHRGRFIQEISASELMASAKSKICIQTGSKDTVLQILREQLSLADIAVTESGEITLPSDSIDMEQLMSVLLEHRVRLEGVHLSAPNLEHYYMKLIGGGK
- a CDS encoding LytR/AlgR family response regulator transcription factor produces the protein MIHIAVCEDDLSAAEQAEQWILELQTQVSEPLAVSIYYSGESFVRAVRDGCPFDIIVMDIELGGMNGITAGELLRKDDGNDHVQLIYMSSHEEYHLQLFDVMPSGFIRKPVQPELFRDKLIQAARKAIRRREQGQTSFLPIQLKGKEALVPYRDILYLESKLRKVLLHAKTGCLEYYSTLKQEEQKLRGVEFVRIHQSYIVNFAQVREIRANTLLLLTGQELPISGKYQTPVRTGYLKFRSDLVE
- a CDS encoding ATP-binding protein; its protein translation is MNNNPLLEEIFYALSLPLLLLAIHYFYSRCFVCRIERKPLLVFCYTMYGVCHLLLHHSSLPAGVTLGLNIGSIALLAALYRGSLFWRVCGGLFLFALMMLCEMMIPVYTTIGYILVLFVSKLMLLFLVYIWVRIAKAYGEGHLSGWYSVPMICCPLLILVGVPLLAHHSMFLDNPSLFTFTSIGLLLINFLLFALCDRALSAQAAQHRNRLLEQQNAYYVNQYLMTRDRQQETNQFQHDFKHILLGLRAKWLSGAEQETLQELDALLGRFEQHSGICSSGNLMIDSILNYKQQAAKAAGITFSHDLKVPPGMELDTVAISVILGNTLDNAVEACTANPAGERYINIQMQYLNESLFIRVQNPYSQPITRLANGDIATTKADKQAHGLGLSNMRKIIADANGLLDISVEQQLFTVEVVLFNIARAAS
- a CDS encoding FtsX-like permease family protein, whose translation is MIRSIRGLALRFFWRNPSIAAASVFSIALSVFVIITMFMYLFGLDTASALEQNQLIIQTRFVGVLAVILLLCTALLIASNFQLFMYAYKQQFAVMRAMGAKTGDLFMILLIQTTLMNVVGALIGYLLSMVAGAGVHRLMNRIYDVPLPSAAFDHLSALLIMGGAMLLIELFILVPVLRNSRILPLQVIQLNEDGDFRSVGPRGKGGKVVLALALLFFVYAKVMAPSEGAGALALLLSVLAVVLGLALLFPLYIAGMFRRILPAVERLGGRTSLVAVKNMIPQIRRNSFAILTVSSMMLIMVFGSSILHTFQVNEESFLAESFPAPIVMEYSGNREQAPSPEQLKPLILEQAGVAEASFVSISGSLADLYVDGRYHWTNTARADMSALMKQGLLPELELDKEISQIIISQSFADQYQLIEGSVIELGRYSVPDQHRLPVGQAQVAYIAPEFSFTPADVLIDWQDARFFNNTTYRFLVTPESNGQIDQVRTALQQEFSSFQTSSYEDTLQQSRQMFYQNWSFFILVIVTVIIGVIIGVFSTLISNIYAKRKEYAILRTLSVNGKGVVQIILTQILLYLSMGLGFGALLGLLMTYSMWLLDGNTKLYVDYPSLLMLSAGIIGLAVVVFILYGRHIARQNLARELLQQA
- a CDS encoding ABC transporter ATP-binding protein — translated: MLEMLETEMNGSKRKMIVEVSNLTKTYSGAGTGTGVKALRGISFELAEGEMLAVMGTSGSGKSTLLSILGALDAPDSGTISLHGVRQDEMFTEPMATEYRSKNIGFIFQSFQLLKDLTVEENIALPLILSGLPHPEVEQRTSRMLELVGLTSWRKHRPVQLSGGQQQRVAIGRALIMSPPIILADEPTGNLDHNTSNEILNVMVDMKNRLNQSILLVTHDVNIAAYADRILFFHDGYIVDEYTTTDREQDLPVILKKFEQILRGTR
- a CDS encoding sigma-70 family RNA polymerase sigma factor, which translates into the protein MQQWIEQAQQGDDEAFGQLMQHMRGMAYAVSYDMLKDVQLAEDVVQEASIEAYLNLKNLREPAAFPGWFKTIVVRQCHRQLRRSTHKLQPLDESVQRPTDAPGVAELAERREGERALRESVGHLSAKLRVPVELFYYYGYSLQEISAYLDLPVATLKKRLFDARRKLRGALPVADLASMFNLFYEGGRKMLHIVNGDHVGDMLKQGIVQGEVLVWREVYPAGPIFVNPAGEQERALRAEVLEHSLGIPAAEYKAACEQQESSISGFQKYDEVVLWFEHDLFDQSMLAYLLHWFKGQKHGNTRFSLLCIGEFPGIELFHGLGQLTKAQLKTLNGTWRSIGRREMELGSEFWQAYASPDPSLMAGLLEQRREELTAAGLLFMHDAFQAHLTRLPSVRNGLGRCEQTTLKILQKGSCALVELFRRVTDLLHLLGMGDLEFFRYLQVLGEGDHPLVRMEGETSSLAWRQVPDVLNRRVQLTSQGEQVLAGLADRIAVQGMDQWFGGLHLQGHSVAWRWDDCGGGLVDYSTI
- a CDS encoding MerR family transcriptional regulator gives rise to the protein MEFALAYAKAHQHLVEKEYAAVLETAVQLKNWTERTPLPATGASYTHKEAARLLGVTPEVLRNWERNGLIGIPRGHNQSRIYGDEEITRLRII
- a CDS encoding cellulase family glycosylhydrolase; the encoded protein is MKRIGTCLLLAAVLVLGTGATAAVKPTSSLGYYHTSGNRIVDAQGKPASFNGVNWFGFETDNFSPHGLWMRSMDSMLDQLAKEGYNLLRIPYTNEMLLPGKKPSGIDYVKNPDLKGLTPLQLLDKLVQKAGKRGMKIILDRHRPTASGQAERWYTQLVPEKTWIKDWTMLAKRYLANDTVIGADLHNEPHGSVCWGCGDSASDWRLAAERAGNAILAVNPNWLIVVEGVDANVNGQSGSYWWGGNLKGVRKYPVRLKVPNRLVYSPHDYGPGVSSQPWFADRKFPANLSGVWDANWGYIHKEKIAPILLGEFGGRSVDSASKEGKWQNALVDYIGRNDLYWTYWSLNPNSGDTGGLLLDDWQTWNKPKQKMLARVMKPVNGGGKSAAPKQAAGSTAPASGGTDLVEGLVVQYKTSNSGAAEDNMIYATFNITNTGKTDVPLSDVKLRYYFTKDGIEELEFWCDWAQVGTNAVGGTFASIEPARTGTDGYLEIRFAVSAGSISAGGQSGDIQVRIAKSDWSDFNKTDDYSFDGKKTSFNDWNKVTLYQKGKLVWGIEP